One window from the genome of Malus domestica chromosome 01, GDT2T_hap1 encodes:
- the LOC139196393 gene encoding probable glucan 1,3-alpha-glucosidase isoform X2 translates to MLLPYFYTLFREANTTGVPVVRPLWMEFPSEETTFSNDEAFMIGNSLLVQGIYAERARHASLFLPGKELWYDTKTGVAYKGGKIYKLDVNEESVPAFQRAGTIIPRKDRFRQSSTQMVNDPYTLKGALIEPASQKAEIELGPLLMHSKQGPTAITIRKPNVRIADDWVIKML, encoded by the exons ATGTTGCTTCCATATTTCTACACATTATTCAGAGAGGCAAACACAACTGGTGTGCCAGTTGTTCGTCCATTATGGATGGAGTTTCCTTCTGAAGAAACTACTTTCAGCAATGACGAGGCTTTTATGATTGGAAACAGTCTTCTGGTGCAAGGGATTTATGCAGAG CGTGCAAGACATGCTTCACTGTTTTTGCCTGGAAAGGAATTATGGTATGACACAAAAACTGGAGTCGCATACAAGGGAGGTAAAATCTATAAGTTGGACGTTAATGAAGAAAGTGTTCCTGCCTTCCAAAGGGCTGGAACCATCATACCAAGGAAAGACCGGTTTCGTCAAAGTTCCACACAGATGGTGAATGATCCATACACTCTG AAAGGCGCTCTAATTGAACCCGCAAGTCAGAAGGCCGAAATTGAACTGGGCCCACTTCTCATGCATTCGAAGCAAGGTCCAACTGCGATAACAATCCGCAAACCCAATGTCCGGATAGCTGATGATTGGGTGATAAAAATGTTATAA
- the LOC103452212 gene encoding probable glucan 1,3-alpha-glucosidase isoform X2, which produces MKMERQVRITKMGSCGSRSTRTKLDPPKKRSEVPDVLVPEFFSKKLWLQRLSTETIGGNVGPSSIVYLLDGYEAVLRHDPFEVYVRKKGGNRIVSMNSHGLFDFEQLREKNGEDWQERFKGHTDTRPFGPQSISFDVSFYDADHVYGIPERATSFALKPTRGPGVEESEPYRLFNLDVFEYIHDSPFGLYGSVPLMISHGKASGTSGFFWLNAAEMQIDVLGTGWDAESGISPPTSQNRIDTHWMSEAGIVDAFFFVGPGPKDVIGQYTSVTGTPAMPQLFAVAYHQCRWNYRDEEDVEQVDAMFDEHDIPYDVLWLDIEHTDGKRYFTWDRTLFPHPEEMQRKLAGKGRHMVTIVDPHIKRVDSYFLHKQATEKRYYVRDNTGKDYDGWCWPGSSSYLDMLRPEVRSWWAEKFSIENYVGSTPSLYIWNDMNEPSVFNGPEASNAIFVVFNRTPVLT; this is translated from the exons ATGAAGATGGAGAGGCAGGTCAGAATTACCAAGATGGGATCTTGCGGCTCAAGATCGACGAGGACCAAACTCGATCCACCCAAGAAGCGTTCCGAGGTTCCCGATGTGCTTGTGCCGGAGTTTTTTAGCAAGAAGTTGTGGTTGCAGAGGCTTTCAACAGAGACCATCGGCGGCAATGTAGGTCCGTCGTCGATCGTCTACTTGTTGGACGGCTACGAGGCGGTGCTCCGGCACGATCCCTTTGAGGTTTACGTGCGCAAAAAGGGAGGTAATCGCATAGTTTCTATGAATTCTCatggtttatttgattttgagcAATTGAGGGagaagaatggtgaggattGGCAGGAGAGGTTCAAGGGGCATACAGATACGAGGCCCTTCGGCCCGCAATCGATTAGCTTCGACGTGTCCTTTTATGATGCTGATCATGTGTATGGGATTCCTGAGCGTGCTACAAGCTTCGCTCTGAAGCCCACTAGAGGTCCTGGGGTTGAGGAATCTGAACCCTATAGATTGTTTAACTTAGATGTGTTTGAGTACATTCATGATTCCCCATTCGGACTTTATGGTTCTGTACCCTTAATGATTTCCCACGGCAAGGCGAGCGGGACTTCCGGTTTCTTTTGGTTGAATGCTGCTGAGATGCAGATTGATGTTCTTGGAACCGGCTGGGATGCAGAGTCTGGCATTTCTCCCCCTACGTCACAGAATAGGATCGATACACATTGGATGAGTGAGGCAGGTATTGTCGATGCCTTCTTTTTCGTAGGACCTGGACCTAAGGATGTAATCGGCCAGTACACGAGTGTAACTGGAACACCTGCAATGCCACAGTTGTTTGCAGTGGCCTATCACCAATGTAGGTGGAATTACCGGGATGAGGAGGATGTTGAGCAAGTTGATGCTATGTTTGACGAGCACGATATCCCATATGATGTTCTGTGGCTTGATATTGAGCACACAGATGGGAAGAGATACTTTACATGGGATAGAACGCTTTTTCCACACCCAGAGGAGATGCAGAGGAAGTTGGCTGGTAAGGGTAGGCACATGGTTACTATTGTGGATCCTCATATTAAGCGTGTTGATTCCTATTTTTTGCACAAACAGGCCACAGAAAAGCGGTATTATGTTAGGGATAACACTGGAAAAGATTATGATGGGTGGTGCTGGCCTGGTTCATCATCTTATTTGGATATGTTGAGGCCAGAGGTTAGGTCCTGGTGGGCTGAAAAGTTCTCTATTGAGAATTATGTTGGTTCAACTCCTTCACTGTACATCTGGAATGACATGAATGAGCCTTCTGTCTTCAATGGTCCCGAG GCATCAAATGCTATATTTGTGGTTTTCAATCGAACCCCTGTGCTAACATAA
- the LOC139196393 gene encoding probable glucan 1,3-alpha-glucosidase isoform X1, with the protein MLLPYFYTLFREANTTGVPVVRPLWMEFPSEETTFSNDEAFMIGNSLLVQGIYAERARHASLFLPGKELWYDTKTGVAYKGGKIYKLDVNEESVPAFQRAGTIIPRKDRFRQSSTQMVNDPYTLIEILSTGQKGALIEPASQKAEIELGPLLMHSKQGPTAITIRKPNVRIADDWVIKML; encoded by the exons ATGTTGCTTCCATATTTCTACACATTATTCAGAGAGGCAAACACAACTGGTGTGCCAGTTGTTCGTCCATTATGGATGGAGTTTCCTTCTGAAGAAACTACTTTCAGCAATGACGAGGCTTTTATGATTGGAAACAGTCTTCTGGTGCAAGGGATTTATGCAGAG CGTGCAAGACATGCTTCACTGTTTTTGCCTGGAAAGGAATTATGGTATGACACAAAAACTGGAGTCGCATACAAGGGAGGTAAAATCTATAAGTTGGACGTTAATGAAGAAAGTGTTCCTGCCTTCCAAAGGGCTGGAACCATCATACCAAGGAAAGACCGGTTTCGTCAAAGTTCCACACAGATGGTGAATGATCCATACACTCTG ATTGAAATACTCTCCACTGGGCAGAAAGGCGCTCTAATTGAACCCGCAAGTCAGAAGGCCGAAATTGAACTGGGCCCACTTCTCATGCATTCGAAGCAAGGTCCAACTGCGATAACAATCCGCAAACCCAATGTCCGGATAGCTGATGATTGGGTGATAAAAATGTTATAA
- the LOC103452212 gene encoding probable glucan 1,3-alpha-glucosidase isoform X1, which yields MKMERQVRITKMGSCGSRSTRTKLDPPKKRSEVPDVLVPEFFSKKLWLQRLSTETIGGNVGPSSIVYLLDGYEAVLRHDPFEVYVRKKGGNRIVSMNSHGLFDFEQLREKNGEDWQERFKGHTDTRPFGPQSISFDVSFYDADHVYGIPERATSFALKPTRGPGVEESEPYRLFNLDVFEYIHDSPFGLYGSVPLMISHGKASGTSGFFWLNAAEMQIDVLGTGWDAESGISPPTSQNRIDTHWMSEAGIVDAFFFVGPGPKDVIGQYTSVTGTPAMPQLFAVAYHQCRWNYRDEEDVEQVDAMFDEHDIPYDVLWLDIEHTDGKRYFTWDRTLFPHPEEMQRKLAGKGRHMVTIVDPHIKRVDSYFLHKQATEKRYYVRDNTGKDYDGWCWPGSSSYLDMLRPEVRSWWAEKFSIENYVGSTPSLYIWNDMNEPSVFNGPEVTMPRDALHVGFIQYKSTFKWSTICNRNVILENNVNCDLIS from the exons ATGAAGATGGAGAGGCAGGTCAGAATTACCAAGATGGGATCTTGCGGCTCAAGATCGACGAGGACCAAACTCGATCCACCCAAGAAGCGTTCCGAGGTTCCCGATGTGCTTGTGCCGGAGTTTTTTAGCAAGAAGTTGTGGTTGCAGAGGCTTTCAACAGAGACCATCGGCGGCAATGTAGGTCCGTCGTCGATCGTCTACTTGTTGGACGGCTACGAGGCGGTGCTCCGGCACGATCCCTTTGAGGTTTACGTGCGCAAAAAGGGAGGTAATCGCATAGTTTCTATGAATTCTCatggtttatttgattttgagcAATTGAGGGagaagaatggtgaggattGGCAGGAGAGGTTCAAGGGGCATACAGATACGAGGCCCTTCGGCCCGCAATCGATTAGCTTCGACGTGTCCTTTTATGATGCTGATCATGTGTATGGGATTCCTGAGCGTGCTACAAGCTTCGCTCTGAAGCCCACTAGAGGTCCTGGGGTTGAGGAATCTGAACCCTATAGATTGTTTAACTTAGATGTGTTTGAGTACATTCATGATTCCCCATTCGGACTTTATGGTTCTGTACCCTTAATGATTTCCCACGGCAAGGCGAGCGGGACTTCCGGTTTCTTTTGGTTGAATGCTGCTGAGATGCAGATTGATGTTCTTGGAACCGGCTGGGATGCAGAGTCTGGCATTTCTCCCCCTACGTCACAGAATAGGATCGATACACATTGGATGAGTGAGGCAGGTATTGTCGATGCCTTCTTTTTCGTAGGACCTGGACCTAAGGATGTAATCGGCCAGTACACGAGTGTAACTGGAACACCTGCAATGCCACAGTTGTTTGCAGTGGCCTATCACCAATGTAGGTGGAATTACCGGGATGAGGAGGATGTTGAGCAAGTTGATGCTATGTTTGACGAGCACGATATCCCATATGATGTTCTGTGGCTTGATATTGAGCACACAGATGGGAAGAGATACTTTACATGGGATAGAACGCTTTTTCCACACCCAGAGGAGATGCAGAGGAAGTTGGCTGGTAAGGGTAGGCACATGGTTACTATTGTGGATCCTCATATTAAGCGTGTTGATTCCTATTTTTTGCACAAACAGGCCACAGAAAAGCGGTATTATGTTAGGGATAACACTGGAAAAGATTATGATGGGTGGTGCTGGCCTGGTTCATCATCTTATTTGGATATGTTGAGGCCAGAGGTTAGGTCCTGGTGGGCTGAAAAGTTCTCTATTGAGAATTATGTTGGTTCAACTCCTTCACTGTACATCTGGAATGACATGAATGAGCCTTCTGTCTTCAATGGTCCCGAG GTTACAATGCCTAGAGATGCTTTAcatgttggatttatccaatataaatcaacctttaagtggtctactatatgtaataggaatgtaatattggagaataatgttaattgtgatttgatctcttaa